The sequence below is a genomic window from Sphingobium sp. EP60837.
ACCCAATGTCTCGTAAACCGCGGCGCGCTTATCCTCCGTCACGCGAATGTCGGGGAGCGCCAGCAATTGCAGCACCTGATCTTCATCGCGCCAGATGCCGCGCAGTTCATATTGCGCCCAGGAACCTTGGGTGCTTGCGACGATCTCATCCTCGCCGACCTGATCGAAACTCCAGCCATTCGCCTCGAAATAGGCGGCCAGCATGTCGATCGGCGCGGCTTCCTGACCGCCATTTTCAAATTCGTCGCTGTCCATCATCTGCTGGCCATAGAGCATTTCCCGATGGCAGGGAAACCATCCGAATCGGGAAAAGGCGTCAAATTAGGGCATCGTTGCAGAAATAAAACGGACAGGCGGCAAGGCCCACTTATTCTGCGCCCGGCGTCCCGCCCTTGGGTGAGCGAACGGTCTTTGTCACCGGTTCAGCCGACCTCCCCTCCAGCGCGTCGATGCGGGCCTTCAGCAGTTCGACCTCTTCACGGGCCGCCGCGGCCAGCGCCTTCACCGCGTCAAACTCGTCGCGACTGACGAAATCCATGCCGCCGATCCACTGCTTGGCCTTTTCGCGGGCATTGGTTTCAAATTCCCGGCTCATGCCAGCCACCGTTCCAGCGGCGCCATTCACCAGCTTGGCGAGGTCGTCGAAAAAGCGGTTTTCGCTCTGCATGTCCTAATTCCTTGATTGGCGGCGCATGTGAGACGCGCCCTTCATATCTATATTTGGGTCTTGAGTGCGGGCGCCACAAGGGTTTCCGCGTCGGGATTAAGGCGGCCGATCTCATAATTGAGCGCGGATGCAAAGCCCAGCCAGGCGAGATAGGGCAGCAGCAGCAGCCCCGCCACGCGGCGGATGCGCCAAAAGAGGAATGTGGTGAGCGCCACCAGGACGAACAGCAGAAGGATCAAGGCAAGCGCATTATCCACCTGATGCGCGCGAAAGAAGAGCGGCGACCAGAGGAGGTTGAGTAGCAATTGAGCGAAGAATATGGCGATGGCTAGGCCCCGCCCCCGCGCACCGCGAGCATGGATGATGATCGCCAGGGCCAGTCCCATGAAGATGTAGAGGATCGTCCACGCCACGCCGAACGCCCAGCCCGGCGGCATGAAGTCGGGTTTGATGAGGGCGTCGAACCAGCGATTGCCATAGCCGCTATTGGCGAGCTTGCCGGACAGGAAACCCAGGAAGACGATCGCCGGGACCGTGACCAATGCCCAGCGGAGATAATCCAGGCGCAACTGACCTGGGGACGCGATCTCGTTCATCGTCGGCGCAGCTCCACTATTCCTCACTCGGCGGCTTCGGGCGAATCCTTCAAAGCCGTGTCAAGCCGCCGTCCTACGGTTTGCGGTGAAACGGTTCGTCCCGCAACCCGCGAATAGAGGATAGGGATCAGGAACAGTGTGATCAGCGTGG
It includes:
- a CDS encoding TspO/MBR family protein — its product is MNEIASPGQLRLDYLRWALVTVPAIVFLGFLSGKLANSGYGNRWFDALIKPDFMPPGWAFGVAWTILYIFMGLALAIIIHARGARGRGLAIAIFFAQLLLNLLWSPLFFRAHQVDNALALILLLFVLVALTTFLFWRIRRVAGLLLLPYLAWLGFASALNYEIGRLNPDAETLVAPALKTQI
- a CDS encoding YbjN domain-containing protein; this translates as MMDSDEFENGGQEAAPIDMLAAYFEANGWSFDQVGEDEIVASTQGSWAQYELRGIWRDEDQVLQLLALPDIRVTEDKRAAVYETLGLINEQLWLGHFELWSSSGIVLFRHGALLGAGGVLTLDQAQILVETAIDECERFYPVFQFVLWGGKSPTEAISASLIETRGEA
- a CDS encoding accessory factor UbiK family protein — translated: MQSENRFFDDLAKLVNGAAGTVAGMSREFETNAREKAKQWIGGMDFVSRDEFDAVKALAAAAREEVELLKARIDALEGRSAEPVTKTVRSPKGGTPGAE